From a single Campylobacter concisus genomic region:
- a CDS encoding methionine ABC transporter ATP-binding protein → MIKIEKLSKFYGDTQILFDINLEVKKGEIFAIVGHSGAGKSTLLRCINGLESYQGGSLKVFDKEIKNLDETQQRHLRRDVGMIFQHFALMARKNVFENVATPLKFWGYKSDETEKRVRELLNLVGLENKAKSYPSELSGGQKQRVAIARALALNPKILLSDEATSALDPNTTNQILELLEKINKELDISVVIVTHEMEVVKSIAKRAILLEGGKIIGSGSIEELFLKPDEKMKEFLGEVEILPSTGTNIRLFFPKEVAQNSVITHMARSLNIDFNIVWGKLEKLNENVLGSLVINIDEKDKENVLNYIKQSGVLWEVA, encoded by the coding sequence GTGATAAAAATAGAGAAATTAAGCAAATTTTATGGTGATACGCAAATCCTTTTTGATATAAATTTAGAGGTTAAAAAGGGTGAAATTTTTGCTATCGTGGGTCATAGCGGTGCTGGTAAATCAACGCTTTTAAGATGCATAAACGGACTTGAGAGCTACCAAGGTGGCAGCCTAAAAGTCTTTGATAAAGAGATAAAAAATTTAGATGAGACGCAGCAGAGACATTTAAGGCGAGATGTTGGGATGATATTTCAGCATTTTGCTTTGATGGCTAGAAAAAACGTCTTTGAAAACGTCGCTACTCCGCTTAAATTTTGGGGTTACAAAAGCGATGAAACTGAAAAAAGAGTGAGAGAGCTTTTAAATTTAGTCGGTCTTGAAAATAAGGCAAAAAGCTATCCAAGCGAGCTAAGTGGCGGTCAAAAACAGCGTGTGGCGATCGCCAGAGCGCTTGCTTTAAATCCAAAAATTTTACTAAGCGACGAGGCGACTTCGGCTCTTGATCCAAACACGACAAATCAAATTTTAGAACTGCTTGAAAAGATAAACAAAGAGCTAGACATCAGCGTCGTCATCGTCACGCACGAGATGGAGGTTGTAAAATCGATCGCAAAACGTGCAATACTGCTTGAAGGTGGCAAGATCATAGGCTCTGGAAGCATCGAAGAGCTATTTTTAAAGCCAGATGAGAAGATGAAAGAGTTTTTGGGCGAAGTTGAAATTCTGCCAAGTACTGGCACAAATATCAGGCTATTTTTCCCAAAAGAAGTGGCCCAAAATAGCGTGATCACGCATATGGCTAGAAGCCTAAATATCGACTTTAACATAGTCTGGGGCAAGCTTGAGAAGCTAAACGAAAATGTTCTTGGCTCGCTCGTCATAAACATAGATGAAAAAGATAAAGAAAACGTGCTTAACTACATCAAGCAAAGTGGCGTTTTATGGGAGGTTGCTTGA
- a CDS encoding methionine ABC transporter permease has protein sequence MFGIDFSKFPDVFSRILLPAIGETLYMSIVSTLLAFAIGLIPAVLLILSDKDGLKPNKQLYFVLDIVINVLRSFPFIILIIVLFPVTKMIVGTSIGTTAAIVPLTIGAAPFVARLIENALKEVDKGIIEAAQSFGSSKFQIIFRVMFVEALPGIISAFTLTLIVNIGFSAMAGAVGGGGLGSVAINYGYQRFRPDIMLYTVVILIIMVQIFQVLGNYLYKISKK, from the coding sequence ATGTTTGGTATTGATTTTTCTAAATTTCCAGATGTGTTTTCGAGGATACTGTTGCCAGCTATCGGCGAGACACTATATATGAGCATCGTCTCTACCCTGCTCGCCTTTGCCATAGGCCTCATACCTGCGGTTTTGCTCATCCTTTCAGACAAAGATGGACTAAAGCCAAACAAACAACTTTATTTTGTACTTGATATCGTTATAAACGTGCTTAGAAGCTTTCCGTTTATCATTTTAATCATCGTGCTCTTTCCTGTCACAAAAATGATCGTAGGCACAAGTATCGGCACTACGGCTGCGATCGTTCCGCTAACTATTGGCGCGGCTCCGTTTGTAGCAAGGCTCATTGAAAATGCTCTAAAAGAGGTTGATAAAGGCATAATTGAAGCCGCTCAAAGTTTTGGTAGTTCGAAATTTCAGATCATCTTTCGCGTGATGTTTGTAGAGGCACTTCCTGGCATTATCTCGGCATTTACGCTAACGCTTATTGTAAATATCGGCTTTTCAGCGATGGCTGGTGCGGTTGGCGGTGGCGGACTAGGATCTGTTGCTATAAACTACGGATATCAAAGATTTCGCCCAGATATCATGCTTTACACCGTGGTTATTCTTATCATTATGGTTCAAATTTTTCAAGTTTTAGGTAACTACTTATATAAAATTTCTAAAAAATAG
- a CDS encoding MetQ/NlpA family ABC transporter substrate-binding protein, which produces MKKLLLTSLVALGLSVSANAADKSKTIIVGATPIPHAEILEVVKPILAKDGYTLEIKEFNDYTTPNLATEDGDLDANFFQHLPYLDEFNKNKGTHLIKTVGVHLEPMGVYSKKIKDIKDLKDGSTVSIPNDPTNESRALDILANAGLIKLNDNPLKTPLDIVDNPKKLKFEEIETAQVPRTLDDVTIAVINTNYALNANLNPVKDALVLESKNSPYVNYVVVKSGNENSPKIKALDKAINSSEVKKFIEIKYNGAILPAF; this is translated from the coding sequence ATGAAAAAACTACTTCTTACCTCTTTAGTTGCTCTTGGTCTTAGTGTAAGTGCAAATGCAGCTGATAAATCAAAAACAATAATCGTTGGTGCTACACCTATCCCACATGCTGAAATTTTAGAGGTTGTAAAGCCTATTTTGGCAAAAGATGGCTATACGCTTGAAATCAAAGAATTTAACGACTACACTACGCCAAACCTTGCAACAGAAGATGGCGATTTAGATGCAAATTTCTTTCAGCACCTTCCATATTTGGACGAATTTAACAAAAACAAGGGCACTCATCTTATAAAAACAGTTGGCGTTCATCTTGAGCCAATGGGAGTTTATTCTAAAAAGATAAAAGATATCAAAGATCTAAAAGATGGTTCGACTGTATCTATCCCAAATGATCCGACAAATGAAAGCCGTGCTTTAGATATCCTTGCAAATGCTGGACTTATTAAGCTAAACGATAATCCACTAAAAACTCCGCTTGATATAGTTGATAACCCTAAAAAGCTTAAATTTGAAGAGATCGAGACTGCTCAAGTGCCAAGAACGCTTGATGACGTTACTATTGCAGTTATCAACACAAATTACGCTCTAAATGCTAATCTTAATCCGGTAAAAGACGCACTTGTGCTTGAAAGCAAAAATAGCCCGTATGTAAACTACGTTGTAGTAAAGTCTGGCAACGAAAATAGCCCTAAAATAAAGGCTCTTGATAAGGCTATAAACTCATCAGAAGTTAAGAAATTTATCGAGATCAAATACAATGGCGCGATTCTTCCAGCGTTTTAA